The Sebastes umbrosus isolate fSebUmb1 chromosome 1, fSebUmb1.pri, whole genome shotgun sequence genome includes the window TCTCTGAGCTCACAAGAGCCGTCCATTAACACCTCACGAGATAATGAAGGAGCACACGGTGGGCCTGGTGGGGTCAGAGCCTGACTGAATTAGCATGATTCAATCAGAGCCAAATGAGATTAGCACGGTAACAAGTTGCTGCAGGTACAAAGCGCTCAGTGATCGCAGAGAGCCTTCAGGCATTCTTTAAACCTTTTGTCAACCGTGTGTCCCCAATCTGGCGTCTTCCCCGGCAGCCGTGATAAGATAATTAGCTGACGAGTCATTGTTGCCGGGACATTAAACACAATGAGTGATCAATGAGCGCAGGGTCTACAGAGGGCATCCACTATGTGATCCATGTCTGCTGCTGATCAAGTGTTGAGCTCATCAAACTGATTGCAATGgactccctgctctctctcacgTCACAACACAACTTTTGAAGAAGTGAGCTGCTGACTCACAATGACAACAACTCAAATCTTTACAGTAACACCTATTTCTTCACTTATGAATCAAAGTGGAAATTTAGCAGATGGAGGAAGGATGTGTGTCGTAGTGTCCTAGtcttacctgtgtgtgtgcggatGTGGCCGCGCAGCAGCCACGGCCTGGAGAAAGCCTTTCCACAGGTGGTGCACACACAGGGCAGAGTGTGCGAGCGGATGTGCATCTTCAGAGCCCCGAGGCTGGTGTACTCTTTGGGGCAGTGTTTGCAGAGGAAGGCCGGTCTGGCCGCTGTGACAGGGGccgccctctcctcctcttcttcctcggGCGGACTGATTTTAGGAATGGCACCGGTGCATTTCATCCGCTGGCGAGGGGCGTACGTGTGCACAGGTTCGGGGCTAGGGGGGTCTGAGGTGCGTCCACCTTCGTCCTCCTCTCCACAACTGCTGGCGCTGCTGCTGAGGCTGGATGGAGAGCTGAGGTCCAGGGGGCCCGGCGTGGCAGAGGGCTCTGTTTGGGAGGCGGGCAGGTAGAGGGCGGGCAGGACACTCAGGTCCCACACCAGACCTGTTGTGAAGCAGGCGTTGTTGTCTCCTGGTGAGAGCTCAGCGAGAGGATATCTCTCCAGTAACGTGTCTGAGACAGAAGGGAGAGGATGGTTCAAACATACAGACAACAAGTTCAATGACATTTGATTGAATTATAGAACACATCTGAAATGTGTCTCATAAATTTCACACATATAGGCAAGACAGCTTTATTTGtacagcacatttcagcaacagggcaattcaaagtgctttacataaacattcaacaacattgcgacaaagtgcaaaagaacattaagacataattaaaacagttataaaaacattaaagattagaaaataaaaacaagctaaaaataaaagctataggatagaagctaaaatagagtataacacacaagtgTAAAAGCTGTAGTGCAtcatataagatcattatctgg containing:
- the snai1a gene encoding snail family zinc finger 1a, with product MKAAHTHSSPVESSLNFLDYRKIFLSCFRRIRGLDYFCRNLCVVTNQDTFTHSSLTRTRTMPRSFLVKKYFARQKPNYSELECQNDTLLERYPLAELSPGDNNACFTTGLVWDLSVLPALYLPASQTEPSATPGPLDLSSPSSLSSSASSCGEEDEGGRTSDPPSPEPVHTYAPRQRMKCTGAIPKISPPEEEEEERAAPVTAARPAFLCKHCPKEYTSLGALKMHIRSHTLPCVCTTCGKAFSRPWLLRGHIRTHTGERPFSCPHCNRAFADRSNLRAHLQTHAEVKKYQCSVCSRTFSRMSLLQKHSSSGCCSSTV